One region of Salvia miltiorrhiza cultivar Shanhuang (shh) chromosome 3, IMPLAD_Smil_shh, whole genome shotgun sequence genomic DNA includes:
- the LOC131016096 gene encoding uncharacterized protein LOC131016096 isoform X2, whose protein sequence is MLLAADYLSLPFRLCFFRIGEINLTSGLNLRRRRAGGRCCKASLITNSDSFEVGRLIGSYGFMNITSYSGLQSGTDMEYMPGDVGRLRAQDVGEGSVKIRLYEGRIAQGPQRGSPVIFKVYPGQQVGGFEADLMAANELSAHASLQSNSKSIACSNIQVLIGGFETKTGEQWLAFRNDGKYTAAGYAQVASEKMSKYSDVGGQKFWNPFEKSETIKRRRYFITKLLQGAIRGLAYMHDHERLHQSLGPASIALNTIVEKDAAYLVPRLRDLAFSVDIRFSELEGNSNALSEGLWRRASAAGAFTPMEKRAFGIADDIYEAGLLFAYVSFIPFCEVGVMDSLSLRRLFENTFQLDVQAMREYCLADDRLLEAVKFLDLGDGAGWELLQAMLNRDYRQRPIAEAVLNHRFLAGAFL, encoded by the exons ATGCTGTTAGCAGCTGATTATCTGTCTCTGCCTTTCCGCCTTTGCTTCTTTAGAATCGGAGAGATCAATCTCACTTCAGGATTGAATCTCCGTCGCCGACGAGCTGGCGGTCGCTGCTGTAAAGCGTCTCTCATTACGAATTCCGATTCCTTCGAGGTCGGGAGGCTGATTGGCAGTTATGGCTTCATGAACATTACTAG TTACTCTGGGCTGCAATCGGGGACGGATATGGAGTATATGCCGGGAGATGTTGGGAGATTGAGAGCTCAGGATGTTGGAGAAGGAAGTGTGAAAATTAG ACTGTACGAAGGAAGAATAGCTCAAGGTCCACAGAGAGGTAGCCCCGTTATTTTTAAG GTCTATCCTGGTCAACAAGTTGGTGGCTTTGAAGCTGACTTGATGGCTGCGAATGAGCTCAGTGCACATGCTTCCCTTCAA AGCAATTCAAAATCCATAGCCTGCTCGAATATTCAAGTACTTATTGGAGGCTTTGAGACGAAAACTGGTGAGCAG TGGCTTGCTTTTCGGAATGATGGAAAGTACACTGCTGCTGGCTATGCACAAGTTGCGAGTGAAAAGATGTCAAAATATAGTGATGTTGGAGGGCAGAAATTTTGGAATCCTTTCGAAAAAAGTGAAACTATAAAGAGGAGAAGATACTTCATTACAAAACTCCTTCAAGGAGCTATTCGTGGCTTAGCTTACATGCACGACCACGAGAGGTTGCATCAAAGTCTTGGACCTGCTTCTATTGCTCTTAA TACAATTGTAGAGAAAGATGCTGCTTATCTGGTTCCAAGGCTTCGGGACCTTGCCTTTTCGGTTGATATAAG GTTTTCTGAGCTAGAGGGAAATTCAAATGCACTATCCGAAGGGCTCTGGCGAAGAGCATCTGCTGCTGGTGCTTTCACTCCTATGGAGAAACGAGCATTTGGAATTGCAGATGACAT ATATGAAGCCGGTCTTCTATTTGCCTATGTATCTTTCATTCCATTTTGTGAGGTGGGAGTGATGGACAGTCTTTCATTGCGA AGACTTTTTGAGAATACATTCCAACTCGATGTCCAAGCAATGAGAGA ATACTGTTTAGCTGATGATCGTCTTCTGGAAGCCGTTAAATTTCTAGATCTTGGTGATGGTGCTGGATGGGAGTTACTTCAG GCTATGCTGAACCGTGATTATCGACAGAGGCCTATAGCAGAAGCTGTTTTGAACCATAGATTTCTGGCTGGAGCTTTCCTTTAA
- the LOC131016096 gene encoding uncharacterized protein LOC131016096 isoform X1 encodes MLLAADYLSLPFRLCFFRIGEINLTSGLNLRRRRAGGRCCKASLITNSDSFEVGRLIGSYGFMNITSYSGLQSGTDMEYMPGDVGRLRAQDVGEGSVKIRLYEGRIAQGPQRGSPVIFKVYPGQQVGGFEADLMAANELSAHASLQSNSKSIACSNIQVLIGGFETKTGEQWLAFRNDGKYTAAGYAQVASEKMSKYSDVGGQKFWNPFEKSETIKRRRYFITKLLQGAIRGLAYMHDHERLHQSLGPASIALNTIVEKDAAYLVPRLRDLAFSVDIRFSELEGNSNALSEGLWRRASAAGAFTPMEKRAFGIADDIYEAGLLFAYVSFIPFCEVGVMDSLSLRRLFENTFQLDVQAMREYCLADDRLLEAVKFLDLGDGAGWELLQVYSILRYLFLFLSLGARFPQTNKALLSVMLIH; translated from the exons ATGCTGTTAGCAGCTGATTATCTGTCTCTGCCTTTCCGCCTTTGCTTCTTTAGAATCGGAGAGATCAATCTCACTTCAGGATTGAATCTCCGTCGCCGACGAGCTGGCGGTCGCTGCTGTAAAGCGTCTCTCATTACGAATTCCGATTCCTTCGAGGTCGGGAGGCTGATTGGCAGTTATGGCTTCATGAACATTACTAG TTACTCTGGGCTGCAATCGGGGACGGATATGGAGTATATGCCGGGAGATGTTGGGAGATTGAGAGCTCAGGATGTTGGAGAAGGAAGTGTGAAAATTAG ACTGTACGAAGGAAGAATAGCTCAAGGTCCACAGAGAGGTAGCCCCGTTATTTTTAAG GTCTATCCTGGTCAACAAGTTGGTGGCTTTGAAGCTGACTTGATGGCTGCGAATGAGCTCAGTGCACATGCTTCCCTTCAA AGCAATTCAAAATCCATAGCCTGCTCGAATATTCAAGTACTTATTGGAGGCTTTGAGACGAAAACTGGTGAGCAG TGGCTTGCTTTTCGGAATGATGGAAAGTACACTGCTGCTGGCTATGCACAAGTTGCGAGTGAAAAGATGTCAAAATATAGTGATGTTGGAGGGCAGAAATTTTGGAATCCTTTCGAAAAAAGTGAAACTATAAAGAGGAGAAGATACTTCATTACAAAACTCCTTCAAGGAGCTATTCGTGGCTTAGCTTACATGCACGACCACGAGAGGTTGCATCAAAGTCTTGGACCTGCTTCTATTGCTCTTAA TACAATTGTAGAGAAAGATGCTGCTTATCTGGTTCCAAGGCTTCGGGACCTTGCCTTTTCGGTTGATATAAG GTTTTCTGAGCTAGAGGGAAATTCAAATGCACTATCCGAAGGGCTCTGGCGAAGAGCATCTGCTGCTGGTGCTTTCACTCCTATGGAGAAACGAGCATTTGGAATTGCAGATGACAT ATATGAAGCCGGTCTTCTATTTGCCTATGTATCTTTCATTCCATTTTGTGAGGTGGGAGTGATGGACAGTCTTTCATTGCGA AGACTTTTTGAGAATACATTCCAACTCGATGTCCAAGCAATGAGAGA ATACTGTTTAGCTGATGATCGTCTTCTGGAAGCCGTTAAATTTCTAGATCTTGGTGATGGTGCTGGATGGGAGTTACTTCAGGTTTACTCCATTCTACGATATCTATTTCTGTTTCTTTCTTTAGGCGCTCGCTTTCCTCAAACAAACAAGGCATTGTTATCTGTCATGTTGATACATTAG
- the LOC131016089 gene encoding heat stress transcription factor A-1b isoform X1, with the protein MEAGGGGISTAATSPPPFLSKTYDMVDDPATDAVVSWSKNNNSFVVWNVPEFARDLLPKYFKHNNFSSFVRQLNTYGFRKVDPDRWEFANEGFLRGRKHLLKTINRRKTSHAQGQQQNVQVQNPSVPSCIEVGKFGIEEEVERLKRDKNLLMQELVRLRQQQQSTDSQLQTVGQRVHVMEQRQTQMMSFLAKAMQSPGFVSQLVHQQNDSGRHISGANKKRRLPNQDEESLARKLSITSPDGQIVKYQPLMNEAAKAMLRQIMKMNTSNRPESKLSNPNGFLIDSAHPPSDLIDSSSSSSRISGVTLSEVLPNTSTLSEVQSSSCLTHASAHNPLFPEASTGLPDFIQAQGISPGNSIDPPNGPFKGSEPTSFSSVDALPGFVDAPIPPPSDEPLEDYDVDILLDDIHKLAGMDDDIHKLSSMSDDIHKMPGISDDIHKLPGINDVFWEQFLPESPLIEKTDEISTVDLGHEMSTDQLIELESEWDRLKSLNNLTEQMGLLASSAKIG; encoded by the exons ATGGAGGCCGGAGGCGGAGGAATTTCAACGGCGgcgacgtcgccgccgccgttTCTGAGTAAGACTTACGACATGGTGGATGATCCGGCGACGGATGCGGTGGTGTCGTGGAGCAAGAACAACAACAGCTTCGTTGTCTGGAACGTGCCGGAGTTCGCTAGAGACCTTTTGCCTAAGTATTTCAAGCACAATAATTTCTCCAGCTTCGTTCGCCAGTTGAATACTTAT GGCTTCAGGAAAGTTGATCCCGATCGTTGGGAGTTCGCTAATGAGGGTTTTCTTAGAGGTCGTAAACATTTACTCAAGACCATAAACAGGCGTAAAACATCCCATGCACAAGGCCAACAGCAAAACGTTCAAGTTCAGAATCCCTCTGTCCCGTCCTGCATTGAGGTTGGTAAATTTGGGATAGAGGAAGAGGTTGAAAGGTTGAAAAGAGATAAGAATCTTCTCATGCAGGAACTTGTTAGGTTGAGGCAACAGCAACAATCGACCGACAGTCAGTTGCAGACTGTTGGTCAACGTGTTCATGTAATGGAGCAGCGACAAACACAAATGATGTCCTTCCTTGCAAAAGCTATGCAAAGCCCTGGTTTTGTATCACAGTTGGTACATCAACAGAATGACAGTGGTAGACATATTTCTGGTGCTAACAAGAAAAGGAGACTGCCAAATCAGGATGAAGAAAGTTTAGCTCGCAAGTTGAGTATTACCTCGCCTGATGGACAGATTGTCAAATATCAGCCTTTGATGAATGAAGCTGCAAAGGCAATGCTAAGACAAATCATGAAAATGAATACTTCAAATAGGCCCGAGTCTAAACTGAGCAATCCTAATGGTTTCTTGATCGATAGTGCACATCCTCCCTCTGATTTAATAGATAGTAGTAGTTCTTCCAGTAGAATATCGGGAGTGACTCTTTCAGAGGTTTTACCCAATACGTCCACCCTATCTGAGGTCCAGTCTTCCTCTTGTCTGACACATGCTAGTGCTCACAATCCTCTCTTTCCGGAGGCAAGCACAGGGTTACCTGATTTCATTCAGGCACAAGGAATCAGTCCAGGAAATAGTATCGACCCTCCTAATGGGCCGTTTAAGGGGTCAGAGCCTACAAGTTTTAGTTCTGTGGATGCACTTCCGGGGTTCGTTGATGCCCCTATACCTCCTCCGTCAGATGAACCTTTGGAAGATTATGACGTTGACATCCTGCTCGATGATATTCATAAGCTGGCAGGTATGGATGATGATATTCATAAACTGTCAAGTATGAGTGATGATATTCATAAGATGCCAGGTATAAGTGATGATATTCATAAGCTGCCGGGTATAAACGATGTATTCTGGGAACAATTCCTTCCTGAGAGTCCCCTTATTGAGAAAACAGACGAGATAAGTACTGTCGATCTGGGACATGAAATGAGCACAGATCAGTTGATCGAACTAGAGAGCGAATGGGATAGACTAAAGAGTTTGAATAATCTTACTGAACAGATGGGCCTTCTTGCATCATCTGCCAAGATTGGTTGA
- the LOC131016089 gene encoding heat stress transcription factor A-1b isoform X2 codes for MEAGGGGISTAATSPPPFLSKTYDMVDDPATDAVVSWSKNNNSFVVWNVPEFARDLLPKYFKHNNFSSFVRQLNTYGFRKVDPDRWEFANEGFLRGRKHLLKTINRRKTSHAQGQQQNVQVQNPSVPSCIEVGKFGIEEEVERLKRDKNLLMQELVRLRQQQQSTDSQLQTVGQRVHVMEQRQTQMMSFLAKAMQSPGFVSQLVHQQNDSGRHISGANKKRRLPNQDEESLARKLSITSPDGQIVKYQPLMNEAAKAMLRQIMKMNTSNRPESKLSNPNGFLIDSAHPPSDLIDSSSSSSRISGVTLSEVLPNTSTLSEVQSSSCLTHASAHNPLFPEASTGLPDFIQAQGISPGNSIDPPNGPFKGSEPTSFSSVDALPGFVDAPIPPPSDEPLEDYDVDILLDDIHKLAGMDDDIHKLSSISDDIHKLPGINDVFWEQFLPESPLIEKTDEISTVDLGHEMSTDQLIELESEWDRLKSLNNLTEQMGLLASSAKIG; via the exons ATGGAGGCCGGAGGCGGAGGAATTTCAACGGCGgcgacgtcgccgccgccgttTCTGAGTAAGACTTACGACATGGTGGATGATCCGGCGACGGATGCGGTGGTGTCGTGGAGCAAGAACAACAACAGCTTCGTTGTCTGGAACGTGCCGGAGTTCGCTAGAGACCTTTTGCCTAAGTATTTCAAGCACAATAATTTCTCCAGCTTCGTTCGCCAGTTGAATACTTAT GGCTTCAGGAAAGTTGATCCCGATCGTTGGGAGTTCGCTAATGAGGGTTTTCTTAGAGGTCGTAAACATTTACTCAAGACCATAAACAGGCGTAAAACATCCCATGCACAAGGCCAACAGCAAAACGTTCAAGTTCAGAATCCCTCTGTCCCGTCCTGCATTGAGGTTGGTAAATTTGGGATAGAGGAAGAGGTTGAAAGGTTGAAAAGAGATAAGAATCTTCTCATGCAGGAACTTGTTAGGTTGAGGCAACAGCAACAATCGACCGACAGTCAGTTGCAGACTGTTGGTCAACGTGTTCATGTAATGGAGCAGCGACAAACACAAATGATGTCCTTCCTTGCAAAAGCTATGCAAAGCCCTGGTTTTGTATCACAGTTGGTACATCAACAGAATGACAGTGGTAGACATATTTCTGGTGCTAACAAGAAAAGGAGACTGCCAAATCAGGATGAAGAAAGTTTAGCTCGCAAGTTGAGTATTACCTCGCCTGATGGACAGATTGTCAAATATCAGCCTTTGATGAATGAAGCTGCAAAGGCAATGCTAAGACAAATCATGAAAATGAATACTTCAAATAGGCCCGAGTCTAAACTGAGCAATCCTAATGGTTTCTTGATCGATAGTGCACATCCTCCCTCTGATTTAATAGATAGTAGTAGTTCTTCCAGTAGAATATCGGGAGTGACTCTTTCAGAGGTTTTACCCAATACGTCCACCCTATCTGAGGTCCAGTCTTCCTCTTGTCTGACACATGCTAGTGCTCACAATCCTCTCTTTCCGGAGGCAAGCACAGGGTTACCTGATTTCATTCAGGCACAAGGAATCAGTCCAGGAAATAGTATCGACCCTCCTAATGGGCCGTTTAAGGGGTCAGAGCCTACAAGTTTTAGTTCTGTGGATGCACTTCCGGGGTTCGTTGATGCCCCTATACCTCCTCCGTCAGATGAACCTTTGGAAGATTATGACGTTGACATCCTGCTCGATGATATTCATAAGCTGGCAGGTATGGATGATGATATTCATAAACTGTCAA GTATAAGTGATGATATTCATAAGCTGCCGGGTATAAACGATGTATTCTGGGAACAATTCCTTCCTGAGAGTCCCCTTATTGAGAAAACAGACGAGATAAGTACTGTCGATCTGGGACATGAAATGAGCACAGATCAGTTGATCGAACTAGAGAGCGAATGGGATAGACTAAAGAGTTTGAATAATCTTACTGAACAGATGGGCCTTCTTGCATCATCTGCCAAGATTGGTTGA